TGAAAGAGACTGCTCGGTTCAAAAAAATCATCAAAAGTTGATAGAAGAAAGCCCCTCTCCGGCCGTAAGCGAGGAAATGCGGGAAGCTATGTGTAAGGGAGCCGTCAGCCTTTTTTCTTCCCTTAAATACCGCGGGGCGGGAACAATCGAGTTCCTCGTATCTGGCAATAATTTCTACTTTATGGAAGTAAACGCCCGAATTCAGGTAGAGCATCCCGTTTCGGAGATGATTACCGGCACCGATATAATTGCAGAACAAATCCGTGTTTGTACAGGGGAAAATATGAAGTTTGCCCAAGGAATTTTGCCTACCAAGGGCTGGGCTATCGAAGCCAGAATAAATGCCCGCTCTCCCGGACTTATAAAGAATTTAAGGATTCCCGGAGGAAACGGAGTGCGTTTTGACAGCTTTTTATATCAAGGCTATTCGGTAGTTCCGTTTTATGACTCGATGACGGCAAAGCTCATCGTTCACGGGGCAGACAGGACTAATGCCATTCAAAAGCTGCTTTGCGCCCTCGATGAGCTTAAAATTGAAGGCATTACCTGCAATATAGAAGAACAAAAGATTATACTTAACTCAAAAAAGTTCAAATCGGGAGTTTTCGGTACAGGGCTCTATGAAGAGCTTTTTGGAAATAAGTAAGGAGAGTTGATAAACAGTTCGGCAGGAATTCCGCCTCACTGTTTATCTGACGAGTTTTGTGCTTTGCACAAAACATCGCATTATTGATTGCCGTTTCTCACAGGTGTTGCGAAACGGCGTAAAAAGTCAAATCGAAAATTGATATTTTCTCATTGACTTTTTATAGGAGACTTAAATGGATTGTCCTAGTTGTAAAGTATCATACGATGAAGAGGTTTTTACAGATAACTTGATGGTTTGTCCTCATTGTAATTGCCATTTACGCATAGAACCGAGGCAAAGGATTACCTATCTGACCGACGAAAATTCGTTTCAAGAACTGTATCCAAACCTCAAAACATGTAACCCCATCGAAATGGAAGGTTATGAAGAAAAGATTTCGGCTGCCGAAGAAAAGGCGGCCTTAAACGAAGCCGTTATTACAGGCTCTTGTAAGATTAAAGGAAGAGATGCCCTCTTAGCCCTCATGTCCTTTCACTTTATGGGAGGTTCTATGGGCTCCGTTGTAGGCGAAAAAATTTCGCGCCTTATGCTAAAGGGAGCTGCCGAAAGGATACCTGTAATTATCTATGCGACTTCAGGCGGAGCACGAATGCAGGAAGGGCTTTTTTCTTTAATGCAGATGGCCAAAACTTCAAGTGCGGCCGCCGAGTTGGATGAAAAAGGAGTTCCTCTTTTTATAATGCTATGCGACCCGACCACCGGAGGTGTTACGGCAAGTTTTGCAATGCTCGGCGATATAACGGCAGCGGAGCCGGGAGCCCTTATCGGCTTTGCGGGCCCCAGAGTTATCGAAGGCACTATCCGCCAGCAGCTGCCCGAAGGCTTTCAGAGGGCGGAATTTCAGTTGGAAAAGGGCTTTGTGGACTGTATAGTGCCGCGCCAAGAGCAAAGGCAGTTTTTTGCCCGCATGATTGACGCTCACAGCCTCGGCCTTAAAGAAGCCCCTAAAAAGAAAAAGACAGCAGGAGCGATAAACATTACGGCTTGAAATACAAGCCTCCATGTTTATCTTCGAGTTTGCCCAAGGGCAAACATCGTGTTATGGAGGAAATACATGAGCAATACGGATCAAACAAACTTGTTAAATAATTTAAAGGATATAGCCCAAAAGGCGGGGCTTGATATAAGCGAAGAGCTTGCAAAAATAAATGCAAAACTTGAAAGCTCAACAGCTCTTTCCAAAACGTGGGAAAGGGTAGAACTCGCCCGCCATAGCGACAGGCCCAGAACCTTGGACTACATCAATTTGATTTTTGATAATTTTACCGAGCTTCACGGCGACCGCTTTTTCGGCGATGACCCCGCCATGATAGGCGGAATAGGCTTTATCGACGGAAGGCCGGTTACGGTAATCGGCACCCAAAAGGGAAGAAACTTGCGCGAAACCATCGACAGGAACGGAGGTATGGCAAACCCTGAAGGCTACCGCAAAGCCATGCGCCTTGCAAAACAGGCCGAAAAGTTTAAAAGACCGATTATCACCTTTATCGACACTCAAGGAGCCTACCCCGGCCTTGGTGCCGAAGAAAGGGGGATAGGAGAGGCCATCGCCTTTAACTTGCGGGAATTCAGCCGTCTAAAAACTCCTGTCATCTGCATAATCATAGGCGAAGGAGGTTCCGGCGGAGCCCTCGGCATAGGAGTCGGAGACAAGATTTACATGCTTGAAAATGCCATCTTCTCGGTTATATCCCCGGAAGGATGCGCTTCAATCCTATTGAGAGATTCAAGCAGGGCAAAGGATGCAGCCGCCATGCTTAAAATTACCAGCCAAGAAGTTCTTGATCTAAAGGTAATCAACGGCATCATCCCCGAACCCGAAAAAGGAGCCCACACCGATCCCAAAAAAACCGCCGATGCTATAAAGGAGCAAATCTTAAAGGATTTAGACGACCTTACAAAACGCGACCCTGCCGTTTTAGTAAAATATCGAAGCAAAAAGATAAGAAGCATAGGAAAATATTCGGAATAAACCCTATAGTTCATTTTTTACATTTTATTAAAAAACCCGTATCGGATATTAGTTTCCAATACGGGTTTTATTGCAAGTAAGCCTATTTACTTGTTAATATAAATTACTTAGCCGCATTTTCAATCATTTCAATGTTTTCATCATTTGAAATAATCTCAAGAGCCTTCATAATGTCGTTATAAAGAATACGGTCTTCGGTAACCTTGGAGATATGCTTTCGAATAAGCTTCATCATCTCTCCTGTTCCCTTGCCGTATTTTTTGATGCCACGTAAATCGCAGGCTTGAGCAGCCGTAAGCCACTCAATAGCAAGAACATGGCGTACGTTTTTAACGATTTCGGTTATTTTTCGGGCAGCGGTTGTTCCCATACTTACGTGGTCCTCTTTGTTCCCCGATGAGGTAATAGAGTCAACGCTGGCAGGATGAGCCAATACCTTGTTTTCTGAAACAAGGGAGGCCGCCGTATATTGAGGAATCATAAAGCCTGAATTTACTCCGCCGTTTTCTATTAAGAAGGCGGGAAGACCTCCGTTTAATTGCGGGTTTACAAGACGCTCGATTCGGCGCTCGCTTATGTTTGCAAGCTCGCTGACGGCAATTCCCAAGAAGTCCATGGTAATAGCAATGGGCTGACCGTGGAAGTTTCCGCCTGAAATAACATCATTATTGTCGGGGAAGACGAGCGGATTATCGGTTACGGCATTGATTTCTACCTCTAAAACCTTGCGCACATAGGCGATAGCATCCGCACTTGCTCCATGAACCTGGGGAACACAGCGAAGGGTATAAGGGTCTTGCACATCGTTTTCTCTTGTATTGATAGAAGAACTGCCCTTTAACATTTTAAGGATAAAAGCTGCGGTATCAATCTGTCCCTTGTGAGGACGGGATTTATGGATTCTTGGGTCGAGGGCTGCGGTAATTCCCCTAAAGGCTTCAAATACCAAGGAGGCTCCCATATTTGCAGCCTTGAGAAGCTGCTCTGCGTCGTGTAGGGCTAAGGCTCCGATACCTGACATTACGGGGGTACCGTTAATTATACCGAGACCATCTTTTCCCGAAAGAACGACAGGCTTTAAACCGGCCTTTGCAAGAGCCGCCTTTCCTTCCATAAGCTTACCTTCATAATAAGCTTTT
The DNA window shown above is from Treponema denticola and carries:
- the accD gene encoding acetyl-CoA carboxylase, carboxyltransferase subunit beta, with the translated sequence MDCPSCKVSYDEEVFTDNLMVCPHCNCHLRIEPRQRITYLTDENSFQELYPNLKTCNPIEMEGYEEKISAAEEKAALNEAVITGSCKIKGRDALLALMSFHFMGGSMGSVVGEKISRLMLKGAAERIPVIIYATSGGARMQEGLFSLMQMAKTSSAAAELDEKGVPLFIMLCDPTTGGVTASFAMLGDITAAEPGALIGFAGPRVIEGTIRQQLPEGFQRAEFQLEKGFVDCIVPRQEQRQFFARMIDAHSLGLKEAPKKKKTAGAINITA
- the hutH gene encoding histidine ammonia-lyase, which translates into the protein MKVKPVTVTGSSLTIEDVVAVARHGAEVKLSADAKKRIKDSKKIVDDIVKSGKPTYGISTGFGELSTVTITKDQNGALQRNLILSHACGVGNPFPEDIVRAIMLLRLNTHASGFSGVTPAVPDILVDMLNKGVTPYVPEKGSLGASGDLANLAHIALVMIGEGKAYYEGKLMEGKAALAKAGLKPVVLSGKDGLGIINGTPVMSGIGALALHDAEQLLKAANMGASLVFEAFRGITAALDPRIHKSRPHKGQIDTAAFILKMLKGSSSINTRENDVQDPYTLRCVPQVHGASADAIAYVRKVLEVEINAVTDNPLVFPDNNDVISGGNFHGQPIAITMDFLGIAVSELANISERRIERLVNPQLNGGLPAFLIENGGVNSGFMIPQYTAASLVSENKVLAHPASVDSITSSGNKEDHVSMGTTAARKITEIVKNVRHVLAIEWLTAAQACDLRGIKKYGKGTGEMMKLIRKHISKVTEDRILYNDIMKALEIISNDENIEMIENAAK
- a CDS encoding acetyl-CoA carboxylase carboxyltransferase subunit alpha — encoded protein: MSNTDQTNLLNNLKDIAQKAGLDISEELAKINAKLESSTALSKTWERVELARHSDRPRTLDYINLIFDNFTELHGDRFFGDDPAMIGGIGFIDGRPVTVIGTQKGRNLRETIDRNGGMANPEGYRKAMRLAKQAEKFKRPIITFIDTQGAYPGLGAEERGIGEAIAFNLREFSRLKTPVICIIIGEGGSGGALGIGVGDKIYMLENAIFSVISPEGCASILLRDSSRAKDAAAMLKITSQEVLDLKVINGIIPEPEKGAHTDPKKTADAIKEQILKDLDDLTKRDPAVLVKYRSKKIRSIGKYSE